A region of the Bos mutus isolate GX-2022 chromosome 18, NWIPB_WYAK_1.1, whole genome shotgun sequence genome:
TGGCTCTgttaattattcccattttgctgATGCGGAAACTGAGGCATAGTTGGGAATTTGGGAATTTAACCTGAGCAGTCTGTCTCCAGCCTTACTTAATCACCTACctttagagaaattaaaagacggttgctccttggaagaaaagttatgactaacctagacatcttattaaaaagcagagaattactttCCCGACAAAAGTCCGTcttgtcaaagctgtggtttttccagtagtcatgtatggatgtgagagttggactataaagctgagtgccgaagaactgatgcttttgaactgtggtggtggaggactcttgagagtccctaggactgcaaggagatccaaccagtccatcctaaaggagattagtcctgagtgttcatttgaagcactgatgtagaagctgaaacttcaatactttggccaccttatgtgaagagctgtccaccttatgtgaagagctgtctcatctgaaaagaccctgatgctgggaaagattgaaggcaggagaaggggacagaagatgagtgggcatcaccgactccatggacatgagtttgagtaaactccggaagttggtgatggacagggaggcctggtgtgctgcagccatggggttgcaaagagttggacacgactgagcagatgAACTTAAATGAACTTTTTAAGAAGGAACACCAGAGTCCTTTTTACCTTCACTTCGCactttttcggagaaggcgatggcaccccactccagtactcttgcctggaaaatcccatggacagaggagcccggtaggctgcagtccatggggtcggacaggactgagagacttcactttcacttttcaccttcatgcattggagaaggaaatggcaacccactccagtgttcttgcctggagaatcccagggacaggggagcctggtgggctgctgtctatggggtcgcaaagagtcggagacgactgaagcgacttagcaccagtcGCACTTTTTGCGTACTGCGCCCCCTTCTGGCCAGTGTTGGCAACAACCCTCTGTCTTGTAACACCCTGcagctgctactaagtcacttcagtcgtgtccgactgtgtgtgaccccatagacggcagcccaccaggctcccctgtccctgggattctccaggcaagaacactggagtgggttgccatttccttctccaatgcatgaaagtgaaaaagtgaaagtgaagtcgctcagtcgtgtccgactcttatcgaccccatggactgcagcccaccaggctcctccaatccatgggattttccaggcaagagtgctgactTGGGCCTTGTTGGGAGAATTCGAACTCCAGACTTTGGCCTCTTTCCTTAATTAAGTCTTGGCCTGAATTTTCCCAGCGCTCTCGCTGAGGCTTCACATTTACCAAAGACCTCAAATTTAGGCTTTTGCTAGACTTTTCCAGTTCAATGTACAAAGTTGTACTGAGTTCATAATCAATATATATAAGACTTAAGTGTATGTTTTATTCTGCTTCGAATTGCCTttgaattaatcattttaaaagaaatcctggtacattattatatttttgtggGTGTGTTAAatgcaatttcttttaaaaataaaagttggtttcttcaatataaatatttaaatatttgagcaAATATTATGTCACATTTAAGTAAAAAGTTAACttctttaatgtaaatatttaaaatgtatcttcTAGGAAGTCCAAAAATAGATCCAACTCTGAGAAGTTAGCATATGATGACAGGTGCAATTAAAAACTCTGCGGAATATACAAATTATTCAGTAATTTTGTGTTAGGACAAGTGGGAGACCATCTGAAGATAAAGTTGGATACCTAGTTCCTACTTTATGCCAACGTAAATTTCTGATGTGTAGGGATAAAATTTAGGTAGGCTTGAGAAATGAAGCCATGAAGAAAAGAAGCTAtatattagaagaaaacatgaggttttttttttgtttccacttACAAGTctagtaaaaatttttttaagcactgCATTTAGAATATACAATCTATGCTCCTAACAAACTTCTACAGGGGTCACAAAatattcttctgatttttttccaattaaaaaaaaattgaattatagtttatttgcaatgttgtgtttcaggtgtattgattcaattttgcatatatatatatatatatatatatatatacacacacattctttttcatattttccattatggtttatcacaggatattgaatatagttccctgtgctatacagttgtttatctgttctatatataatagttggcatctgctaatcccaaactcccaatccatccctccctcaccccccacACGGCAGCCACAGGTTTGTTCTCTAcgaaatctatttctgtttcatagataagttcacttgtgtcctattttagagttcacatataagtgaggAATGGTTCATTTTTAATTGTCACTGTTTCAGTCCCTCTGGGATAGCATTAAGGAAGAgagactttttgttttaaaacctgCTGTATCTTCCTCTGTGACCTAGTAgttgttttataatttatttttttgaagaaaaaagttCTAGAGTTCTTGAATAACTTGGAAAGGAtttatatttagtttaaaaaaagggGGGACCTGGAGTTGCTGCCTACAATATGTGCCAAACTGTGTATGAAAGTTAATGTAGAAAAAAGCCTGGAAGGAAATACATGACATCGCCCTAGTGGTTTACATCTCCAGGTGGTGAGATTAGGTATGATTTCCTGTCTGTGTCTTAAATGCTCAATACTTTGCAAATTGCTAAGAGCAGCTGGTGAGATTTTGATGATAAGGgaagagcaaataaaaaatactgcTTCACTCTGAGGGGGTGAGGGCAGTTTGGAGATGTTTAGGTCCTTAGCTTCTAGGTGTTGATCACAACTCACAGTAGGAAATCCTTTTTGTATTGTGACCAAGCACACTTATCTCTCTCACCCTCCTCTGCCTTCGTCAACTTGTCtgatttttaagtcttttaactctctcctttaccttttctggtggctcagacggtaaagtgtctgcctgcaatgcaggagacttgggttcgatccctgggttgggaagatcccctggagaaggaaatggcagcccactccagtattcttgcctggaaaaccccatggacagtggagcctggtaggctactgtctatggggtctcaaaagagtcagacacaattgagtgacttcacttcactttaccttctgtaatacatttttttttcttttcatttctattcaatttcattactatTTTAAGGCTGCTTACAAACCACCACCTTGAattttttgaactgcagtgtgaACAGCCTTGGTGCTCAGTAACGAACTTCAGCCAACTTTACTTATCACTTGAGGGTGTATTTCCCTGTCTCTGACAGATCTCAGACATTTCCTAGCATTTCACAAGGGAAATGCACATATTAGAGTACAGAACGGCCCCCTCCTCAGTGAGCACTGAAATGCCTGTTAAAACAAGCCATTCATCTGTAGTGTCCAAGGTTGCTGTAGCCCAGGGGTTGAAGCTGATCTGGGACTAGAGTGCTGTTGCAGGGCGCTTTGGGCAGTTTTGGAACGTCCCTTCTGTTGGCCCAGAGGTCCTGATTCCCTGTATTTCTCCCCCAGGAATGATTAAGGTTATGTCTGAagatttcatttatcttctttaatGGGGAATGATGAGCATCTCTTCACATGCTTATTagcatttgtgtatcttctttggtgaaagcTGTTTTCAAATCTGGGCCTAAGTTTTTGTTGGTTGGCTCATTGTTActgagttttaagaatttttctatgtatttggCATTCAAGTCCTTCAAGAGACATGATTCACCAATACCTTCTCCCAGTCTGACATGTCATCTTCTTAAAGTGTTTTAACATTTGGCTTAATActtgactgtactgggtcttagttcccgttcatgggattttagatctttagttgcagcagatgggacctagttccttgaccagggatggaacccacaggCCTTCTGCATTCGTAgtcgtcttagccactggaccaccacacaAGTCCCAATGTTGCATGTCTTTTGAAGTGGCAAGTTTTAAGCCAAAATTAAGTGGTTTGGGCAGCCTATTGTGCTGCTCTAACATAGTGTCATAAGATTTAAACTCTGGGACTTTCAGTTGGTTCTGGAGGCAGCTCTGCTGGAGCAGGAGCCCCCAGGAGTAGCAGGGACACCACCCATTTGCAAAATGATCCTGAGACTTGAGCCTTCTTGGACATTTTGGAGACTAAGCAGAATACAATGGCACAGTGTGGAAGTTATTACCTGCTCAGTGAACCAACACACAAGTACTGCCCACCAGTCTCAAAGGGCAGCAGGAACCTAGCTTTCCTCCCAGTACAGATGGATGTACCTTGGTCAAGCCAGACCCCTCCGGGTGTCATCAGCGCCGACACCACTGACCGCACAGAACCTCCTCAGTAAGATGGGGCAGCGGGCCCACCTGGGTGTTGGGAGGTGACCAAGGGCTGGGTACCCTGACCCTTTCAGGGACTCATCCTGGCAGATCTAACAGGTCtagttttaatcttaaaaaaaaaacccttctcaCTTCTCTAATATCTCATCACTTATCTCTGCATTACAGTCTGGCATGGTATAGACTGAACAGCCCACATGCCCCAGTGAGGGACTGGTTTTAGGGAAGAGTGGCCAATTCCATACTTTGCAGCTGAATTAGGGAGacaattttatgtaaaatggGCAACACCTGTCTCTACAGGCCATAAATACCCACAAATCCACAGGCATCTCAAATCCCTTGGCATGTAAAATCTCTACCAAGGTCAACTCTTCCATGAAAGGCAGTTTTCTGATCCACCTGTGGAAAGAGCACAGCCAGCCTTATTCTCCAAGTCCCCCGTCAGCCGAGAGCCTTGCTCCCCGGGCCTGCCTCTACAGCAGACACACACTGAAAAGACGCCACATTTctttaacaaaataatttattggtTTTGGATCACAAAATATAGGGAAGACACGAGGGCGATGCCTGTGATCCCTTGGCTGGAACTTCTCTTCCAGAGATACTTTTTGGGCATTCTCTCACATCCTAACAGCTGCAGAGTATAGTATCCGACCACGTGGGAAGCATGAACAGACTCCCTTTAAGTCATGCCAATCCTTTCCAATAGTCTTCCAGCTCACGTCTGCCAATACTGCAACTGGACTGGTTGTTCCAACTGTTTATGTCTTAAAGGTCTCACGAACAAACAGGCTGCAGACCAACGATGCCTGCACAGCCCCTGGACCCGCCTACACTGACTAATGCCCCTCGGCTATACCCCGTCTGCCTGTGGCACGTGCACGGCAGCCCCTGGGGGCCCCCACATCCTAGGGTGGCGATGGAGGAAGGGCAGGCCAGGCCAAGCATGAAGAATAAACAGTCAATTTTATTTGGCTCAGACTAGGAATCCATGAGTCTTGAGGACCTCTGTGAATTTGCCAATTTTCTTCTCGATGTTCTTTTCGGCCTGCTTCCGTAGCCTCTGTGGGGCCAAGATGACAGATAGTGATCAGTGGCTGCTCCCTGGGACTGTCATCCCAGGGACCCAATCCCAATCCCACTCCCCATTCCCACAGTGGGCCTTAGGCAGAGACTTCCAAAAGCCTAATAAAGAGGCGAGAGGTACCAGCTGCCTGGGAATGTGGGGCCCCTCCAGTACCAATCCCACGCTCACCATGAGCTGCTTCTTTTTCCGATAGTGGATCTTggccttctcctttctcttctcctccagggTGGCCGTTACTGCCTGGTACTTCCAGCCAACCTCATGAGCCAGGCGCCCTAGGTAGGCAAActagaggggagagagaagaaacgAAGCTGTTAGAAAAGGAGGCCAGGGTGACTAGGGGAGGGGTGTTAACATTCTGTCCTAGAGCCTTCCAGCTTGTCAGGGAGCCATGCTCCCCGTTCCTCCTGGCATCAGCTGAGCCATTGGCATTTTCGGCACTGCCCGCAGTGGCATCCGCAGACCATCGTGAGAAAAAAAACCATCATCTGCCAGTCCTAGGGCCCTAAGTGCACCCTCCCAGGAAGCCTCAGAACTCCAAGGGCATCACTCAGCAAATCTGGAGGCTCACCTTGCGAGTAGGCTTCAGACGCACAACCTTGAGGGCAGCAGGAACCACCATTCGCTTTTTCTGTTAGAGAAGGAGAGGGGCTTAGAGACCTGGAGCGAGGGACAGACAGGGAAGAAGGCTGGCTGGGGCAGGCGTCTCAGCCGGTGCTCTTTTCACAGGGATCAAACAATGTAGGTAACTGCAGAACATCACCGACGCCAGCCATAGGGATACTGTCAGGGAGCTGGGACCTGCTCACCTTGTCATAGGGTGGTGGGATCCCATCAAACACCTTGAGGCGCTCCAGAGCAGCCTGGCCCCGCTTGGTCTTGTGGGGCAGCAtgcctgtggacagaggacagCAGGCCTGCTCAGTGGGGCGCGTGGGGGAGCCGCTGTCCTGCCCAGGCAGGCAGACAGGTGGCCTCAGATGGTAGTGCATGTGGAGTCATCTCACGGTCGGCAAACTCGAACACGAGTGGGAGAAGTCTTCATCACTGGCTACCTGCCCCCTCAGCACCTGCGGTCCCTGAGCCCAGCTCACCTCGCACTGTCCGCCAGAAGATGCGGCTGGGGGCTCGGAAGTGGTAGGGGCCACGGGAGGGGTTGGTGTTCATCCGCTTGCGGAGAAAGGCCAGGTATTTCACTGGGAAGAAGGGAGAGCGTGTAAGGCCTTAAGAGTCCCCAGCCAGGCAGTAACTCCTTCCAACGCCACGACCTCACTTCTGAGGGCCTGCTAAGGAACTCAGACTTGCATGTCCCACCACTGGGGGGTCTGCTTCCCAAGTCTGTGAAGCCTGAGCTCCACACAGATCCAGCCTCTCCAGCCCACCTTCCAGGCCCTAACTCACACTTATTTCTGTAGAAATTGCCAGAAATGTTGATGCCCTCACAGCGCACGACCACAACCTTGCGGCCTAGAGGGAATGGAAAATGGAACAATCAAGGAGGGCTAAAGTCAGGAAGCCAGGTGCCCAGTTACTGCCCAGAAAGgagaccccagccctgcctgAAACTGGCCCCTGTGCACAAACACACCAGAAGACACCAAATCTCCTACCCCAAGTCACAGAGCGCTAACTGGTGGAGCTTGTCTCATGCTCAAGTTCAATTTGTTACTCCAACAAAACATGTTTTGAATTCACAGCCCCTGACCCGGGAGGGGAGGATGCTGGCAGGTCTCAGAGCGGTGCATGGGGTTGATCTCACGGTCGTGAGACTCAAACGAAAGATGGTGATTTTTGCTCATCACTGACCTGCTGAGCTCATGTCTGATGGGAGCTGTGGGCAGCGGGCAGACTTACCCAGAAGCACCTGCTTGGCCACAATGGCCGCCAGGCGGCCCAGGAGATGGCCTCGGCCATCGAGCACCAGGACCTGTTGGAGACAGGTTGAAGAGCTCAGAAGGGCTCAGAGGCACCCACAACTTTGACTGCCCACCTCAACCAATTACTCCTCTCCATTAGTTAACTTACCTCCCAGAACACCTGCTAACCAGATATTAGACCCAAAACTAGAACTTAAGGCTCACTTTAGAGATGGCCAAGAAAGCAAATGACTCAGAATTTCAGTGAGCAGCTAAGATACAAAATAAACCAATCCCTCACATTTCAGCTGCTTCAAGGGCAGACATCTTTATGCCCAGATTATGTTCCATGGTCAGAGAATGAGCTACAATCTGAATCAACACTGATCACCCAGTTAGAAGAACCGGTAATCTGAATGCAACCTGTAGAACCTGGACAGAATCTGATTCTGTTCTGATCTCAAAGGTAGCTTTCTAGTGTGAGTATCAAAGCAAACAGGTTCAGAGCCAGTGAAGCTAGGCAGGGTGGTCAAAAACCCAAGCTTCCTCTGGTACTGACTAGCTCTGCATCCTTAGGGAAGCTTTAACAGCTCAAATACTAATCTAATCCTTGGCTTCTTTTCAGAAGTTCCAGCTCTTACCAAGTGCATATTATGTGAACGCAGGGACCCGTGTTCAGAGAACTCTACCACTTCCCTGGCTTCAAACTTAATTTTCCTTCCTGAACCACAGACCCCATCACATGTTCACCCCTTCCAGAGCCACTCCCTCCCTTTATCAGTAATAGGTTACACAAGGAAGGAGCCGGAGAAGAGTCAGTCGTAAGCTTCTACCTTCCTTGAGGCCTTCTAGCTGGTTAAACAATTAAGGATGTTTCAAGGATCTggaacatttcattcattccAGTTGCTAACACCAGCACTTTTAGACTCCATCTAACCCCAAAGCAGACCAATTTGTGCCTGCCCCACATGCAAGAGCTCTCCCAACCTACAGCAAAGGTTTCGTGCCAAACTACCCCCAGTTGCAGGGGAACCCTGATGCACACTTTCACGTGGCCGAAGCAACCGGCGCCGGGGCAGGGCGGAAATACTCTCCATTTTGGCCTACCCCCGGCTTCTCACCGTCCCCAGGTGGCGTAGCCGCCTTCAGCGTGCTTTCCCATTGGTGGGGACACACCGGTTCAATTCCGCCAAGATCTAGATAAATGAGGCCTAATTTTAAAGTAACTCTTTTTGTGTAGGAAGCAAAGATGACTGCCCCTCGAAGAAAAAATAATGCCGCATTCTTACCCAGCCCAAAGCGCAAAAACTTCTTTATATTCCCgttttggatttctcttaccCCGAAAGCTTTCTGctttgctcagttatgtccttaAGTTCCTTATGTCCTTAAGTTCCACAGCACACTTACGAGAGAAAAGAGGTCCAACCCCGGTCCGGCCTGGACCCCACCCGGCCCCACGCCGCCCCGGCCCGCGCGGAGCCTGTACCTGCCCCTCCGCCATCTTCGGCAGCTGCCTGGGAAAGAAGGAACCCTAGACGCAGGGTTTCTTATCCCTTGAAACAGGGGCGGAAGAAGTGACGCAACACGGCCGCTTTCTGTCTTCTCATTGGCCAGAGTGTCAGCCGCGTGCGCAGAAATGCCCCACCGGGAGGCGGGTCATCTTCTGACTATCCAATCGGAATCGTTCCCATCGAGCCTAGGCGGCCATGGCTGAGCCGGGCGAGATCACGTGGGGTAGGGGGCGGTGCTCTTCAGCctccgctgcagtattcttgaggGGCTGGTAAGCCTCGCGTGAGTTGCCCGCGGCTTGCTGATGGGCGgggccaagaatgctggaggacAGGCGGTTACCCCCTGAAGCGAAGTCGCGCTGCAGGGCACGTGGTGGCCTGCAGGGGGCCAGGAGGGCTTGCCCTTCAGCGCTCCGCCAAGGCTTAGAAATCTGAATTCCAGTGCCTGTCTGACTTGTGATCTGACTAAATCCCTGGCCGTGTATGGGCTTGTGTCCCCAGGTGGGGATAGTCTTCAGCTTGAGAGCTGGCGAATGAAAGAATGACTTCTAGATGcctgaagtgaagttgctcagtcgtgtccgactctttgcgaccccatggactgtagcctaccaggctcctcggtccatgggattttccaggcaagaatactggagtgggttgccatttccttctctagatgcCTGAGTGTTCCCCAAAGGAGCTTCTCACTTTCTGGATTTTCTGGACAAAGCCTTTGCCTTCACAGTGTCCCTTGACTAGGCTGCCGTCccctctacccccacccccatcccgtTTTCTAAAATCTGGCTTGAGTCCTTCCTTTTAGAGAACCTCCCTGATATCGCTCAGGCTGGCTCAGGTACCGCCTGGGGGCTCCCACAGTGCCTACGCCACCTCCATTAGAGCGTGTGTCATCGTGTACTGGGGCTCTCTGGTGCCGATGTCTCTCCCCTCTGAACCAGGAATCCTGAGAGGGCAGGGCTGGTTCCGACTCACGTCTGGGTCCCAGCATTGCCCTCTTTTGGCCCTGGGCCCCGGGAGGACTCAGAAAATAGGTATTGAATGAAACACTGCATTAACTGAAAAACCAAACCCGAACCCAAACGGCCCCATACACACACCGTGTCCCATCCACAAACAAACCTGGCCAGAGCTGGTAGAAAATGATGATTTATATACAATTTCCTGGGGACAAGGGCTTTGTACAAAGTGGGGAAGGGGGAGCCGATGGTGGGTGCTGGCGTTGCCTCCATCCCGGGGGGACAGTGACAGGAGCAGGGTGGCCAAGGAAAGGACCAGGTTCTAGCTGACTTCCTCCAAGTTCCGACTCTGTGTCCGCTGGCAGGTGACtgctctctctgggcctcagtgtcctccGCTGTAAAAGGGGATGATAGATGACTCACTAGGCTGTTTGaggttccatggacagaggaggggaaAGTAAGAAGCTCAGGGTACAAGCTCAAGTATAGACTTAATGCCCGAAAACAACTCCATTCACCGTGAGCACTCACTGTGTGTTTGGGCATTGCTGTCAAAGAAAACTTCGTGCAATGATGAACACGTTTTAGATCTGTGCTTTCCAAGACAGCCCTTGAGACCAGCCCCATGTGAAAACTGGGCATTCCTATTGTGACCAGCAAAACTGAGGAACTTAGTTTTTCATTTCATCTAATTTAAGCTTCAACTAATAGTGTGTTTATTGGGAGCGTGGGAAAACAGGGTATGAAAAGGGACAAGGATAAGAGAACAATTTCTCAATAGAAAATTGTATCTCAAAACCAAAAAGTACTGTCCAAAACAAatgctgaaatgaaaaaaaaatcattgaatttaGAAACTGTTCCTTGATCCAGTTATTGGAAAACTTCTGTAGGTTTCAAAGAACTTGAGTATAGGAATCTACTTATGCAACTGTAAGTTTCATGGAATCTTGATACAGATCAAGTATTTCTAATAAAAGTTTCTCATATGAATTGAGATGTGCTGTGAGCATCGCATTACACATTGGATTCTGAAAACCTGGTATGGAAACAAGAATGTCAAAAtatctcaaaatttttaaagtattgattGCATGTTGAGATGACAAGATTTTGGATACACAGGGTGAAATAACATAAATTCTTTAAGGTAacctgtttgtttttacttttaaaaagatgcatTGGCACAATGtggtaaatcagctatacttcaattaaaaatttaaaaaatatatgcggctactagaaaatttaaagtcACATGTGTGGCTTGTATTCTGTTTCCTATGGACAGCATTGCTCTAGGGGGTTTTTTTGTGGTCCTTTCATTTAACCTCCTGACAACTCTAGCATGAAGGATGATTATGAGTCTAttgtacagataaggaaactgaggcagaagaatgaaagGCACGGATGCTGGAATCAGAGGGCCGAGAGTCCAATCTTGGCTGTCACTCAGGAGCTGTGTGACTTTCAGCAAATgattgacctctctgagcc
Encoded here:
- the RPL13A gene encoding large ribosomal subunit protein uL13, with translation MAEGQVLVLDGRGHLLGRLAAIVAKQVLLGRKVVVVRCEGINISGNFYRNKLKYLAFLRKRMNTNPSRGPYHFRAPSRIFWRTVRGMLPHKTKRGQAALERLKVFDGIPPPYDKKKRMVVPAALKVVRLKPTRKFAYLGRLAHEVGWKYQAVTATLEEKRKEKAKIHYRKKKQLMRLRKQAEKNIEKKIGKFTEVLKTHGFLV